The DNA segment TTATGGATGAAAGATTTAGGAGGAGTAGCATCACTTAAAGATCCACTTTCATTAATATTGCCAATATTGTCAGGAGTAACTACATATCTTTCATCAGCTATGATGGCAATGAAAGGTGATGGCATGCAGGCAAAGCAAACTTCTATTATGAACATATTTATGTCTGTGTTTATCACATATATGAGTTTAAAATTTAAAGGGGCATTGGTACTTTATTGGGTAACAAATAACTTATTCCAAATTGGTCAAACTGCTATAATGAAAAGGAATGAGAAAAGAAGTAAGCAAAATGCCTAAGAATGATTTGTTGTAGAAAGGCGGTGTCTTACGGTAATGAAAAGTATTGAAGTTATGGGGAAAAGTGTAGAGGAAGCTATACAAAGTGGGTTGAAACAGCTTAATTTAACTGAGGATAAAGTAGAAGTTGAAATACTTGAAGAGGGAAGCAAAGGATTATTTGGTTTTATAGGAGCTAAATCTGCTAAGGTTAAACTTACAGAGAAAAAGGATTATACAGAAGAAGCTAGAGGCTTTTTAAGAAAAGTTTTAAATTCTATGGATATAAAATCTGAAATAAGAATAAAAGAAGAAGGCTCTGCTTTAAAAATAAACCTTTCAGGACCTAATATGGGAATAATAATAGGACATAGAGGGGAAACGTTAGATTCACTTCAATATTTAGTTAGTCTTGCTGTTAATAAGGATAATGATCAGCCGTACAAGAGAATTATTTTGGATACTGAAAATTATAGATATAAAAGAGAGCAGACTCTAAAAAAATTAGCTGAAAAAATGGCTTATAAGGTTAAGCAAAAAGGTAGATGTGTTAAATTAGAACCGATGAATCCATATGAAAGAAGAGTTATACATTCTGCGCTTCAAAGTGATTCGGAAATAAAAACTTATAGTGAAGGACAGGAACCATATAGAAGAGTAGTCATTGATTTAAAGAAAGCCTAAAGGGCTTTCTTTTTATTAGTGATTATAAGTAAGAAAATTCATAGTCTATAATATCTAAGTGAAGCTTTACTAGGTATTGGGTACTAAGGATTACAAATTAAATAAATACTCATTAATATATAAGGTATATCTTTTTCTTTTATTTTATAGTTAGTTATAAATTAGAAAATATAACCTATGTAACTGTTTAAATTTATATTTTTATTTGATAAAATTAATACAGTGTAAAAAAAGTATATTGGGCTAAAATAATAATGCTAAGTAAACATATAAAATCGGGAGGAAGTTAGAAGTATGAAAGAATTTGATACCATTTCAGCTGTATCAACTAGTTTAGGTGAAGGTGGAGTTTCAATAATAAGAGTGTCTGGGGATAATGCTTTGCCTATAGTAGATAGTATTTTTAAGGCTAAGAATGGTAAATCTTTAAAGGAAATGAAGACTTATACTATGAGGTATGGGTTTATTGTAGAGAAGGATAGTAGAGAAGTAATAGATGAAGTTATTGTAAGTTATATGAAGGGCCCTAGAAGTTTTACAGCGGAAGATACTGTGGAAATAAACTGCCACGGCGGAGTGGTAGCTACTAATAGAGTTTTAAAGGAAACTATAAAAGCTGGAGCAAGACTTGCAGAAAGAGGAGAGTTTACTAAGAGAGCTTTCTTGAATGGTAGAATAGATTTGAGTCAGGCAGAGGCGGTAATTGATATAATAAATGCTAAAACAGAACTTAGCATGAAATCTGCAATTAAACAATCAGAAGGCATAATTTCCAAGGAAATATCCAGCATAAGAGGTGAACTTCTAGCGCTTATTGCTCATATAGAAGCTACAGTAGATTACCCTGAGGACGATCTAGAGGAAGTTACTTCTAAAAAAGCAAATATTCAACTAGTAAATGTTATAGAAGAGATAGAAAAATTATTAAATACTGCTGAAGAGGGAAAAATGCTAAAAGAAGGTATAAAGGTAGTAATAGTGGGTAAACCCAATGTTGGGAAATCATCTCTTTTAAATGCATTGATTCAAGAGAATAGAGCTATAGTTACAGATGTACCTGGGACCACTAGAGATGTAATAGAAGAGTATATAAATATAGATGGAATTCCTATAAAATTAATTGATACAGCTGGTATAAGAGAAACTGAAAATATAGTAGAAAAAATAGGTGTAGAGAAATCTAAAGAAAAAATAGAAGAATCAGATTTAATAATATTGATGCTAGATTTAAGTAGAAAATTGGATAGAGAAGATGAAGAAATTATAGAATATATAAAAGATAAAAAGTATGTAGTCCTTTTAAACAAAAAAGATTTAAATAGACAGATAGAAGTAGAAGAACTTTCTAAACTAGACTCTCAATATCTTATAGATATTTCTGTAAAAACAGGAGAAGGAATAGATAGAATAAGAGATTGTATAAAGCAATTATTTTTTAAGGGAAAAATAAAAGCAGAAGATATATATGTTACTAACAATAGACATAAAGAGGCTTTAATAAGAGCTAAAGAAAGTTTAAAGGCTGCTATAGAAATTTTAGAAAATGTAGAGGCTATAGATTTAGCATCTATAGATATAAGAAATGCATGGACGGCATTAGGAGAAATAACTGGTGATACTGTAGAAGAGGATATAATAGATAAGATATTTTCAGAATTCTGTTTAGGAAAGTAGGGATGAAGATGAGTTACCATGCAGGAGAATTTGATGTAGTTGTTATAGGTGCGGGACACGCAGGCTGCGAGGCTGCACTTGCTTCAGCAAGGCTTGGATGCAAGACTTTAGTGTGTGCAATAAATTTAGATAGTATTGCTCTTATGCCTTGTAATCCTAATATAGGTGGAACAGCTAAGGGTCATTTAGTTAAAGAGATAGACGCCTTAGGTGGAGAAATGGGAGTAAACATAGATGAAACATTCATACAATCTAGAATGTTAAATACCTCTAAAGGACCAGCAGTTCATTCTTTAAGAGCACAAGCAGACAAAAGAAAGTATTCTGAAAGAATGAAGTGGATATTAGAAAAAGAACATAATATAGTTTTAAAACAACTAGAGATAACTCAGATAGATGTTAAGGATGGGAAAGTACAAGGAGTATTAACTTCTAATGGAGGGTATTTTGATTGTAAGGCTGTTATTTTAGCTTCAGGTACATATTTAAAATCTAGAATAATTGTAGGTGAAGTAAGTAGAAATGAAGGACCAAGTGGACTTATGCCTGCTAATGA comes from the Haloimpatiens massiliensis genome and includes:
- the jag gene encoding RNA-binding cell elongation regulator Jag/EloR, with translation MKSIEVMGKSVEEAIQSGLKQLNLTEDKVEVEILEEGSKGLFGFIGAKSAKVKLTEKKDYTEEARGFLRKVLNSMDIKSEIRIKEEGSALKINLSGPNMGIIIGHRGETLDSLQYLVSLAVNKDNDQPYKRIILDTENYRYKREQTLKKLAEKMAYKVKQKGRCVKLEPMNPYERRVIHSALQSDSEIKTYSEGQEPYRRVVIDLKKA
- the mnmE gene encoding tRNA uridine-5-carboxymethylaminomethyl(34) synthesis GTPase MnmE — protein: MKEFDTISAVSTSLGEGGVSIIRVSGDNALPIVDSIFKAKNGKSLKEMKTYTMRYGFIVEKDSREVIDEVIVSYMKGPRSFTAEDTVEINCHGGVVATNRVLKETIKAGARLAERGEFTKRAFLNGRIDLSQAEAVIDIINAKTELSMKSAIKQSEGIISKEISSIRGELLALIAHIEATVDYPEDDLEEVTSKKANIQLVNVIEEIEKLLNTAEEGKMLKEGIKVVIVGKPNVGKSSLLNALIQENRAIVTDVPGTTRDVIEEYINIDGIPIKLIDTAGIRETENIVEKIGVEKSKEKIEESDLIILMLDLSRKLDREDEEIIEYIKDKKYVVLLNKKDLNRQIEVEELSKLDSQYLIDISVKTGEGIDRIRDCIKQLFFKGKIKAEDIYVTNNRHKEALIRAKESLKAAIEILENVEAIDLASIDIRNAWTALGEITGDTVEEDIIDKIFSEFCLGK